The Drosophila gunungcola strain Sukarami chromosome 2R unlocalized genomic scaffold, Dgunungcola_SK_2 000006F, whole genome shotgun sequence sequence GACGGATGCTCTGACTGCTGGGTGCCTTGGAATGCGTGTGACACATGAGGGTTGTGGGATGATCCAGGGGGTGAGACTTTCTGGGGCTCAGAGTGTGGGAGTGGCGACATCCTTATCCAAACTGTTTGATTTTCAAACAAATGCTAATGTCAACTGCCACTCAGAAGCATTTAaattccaatttaaaaatgctttctCTCCATGCCCAAGAGCAAAGACATGTTCGTTGTCCTGTAGTGTGTTCTTCCcactcgctctctctctctctttttctctgtTTCACCGATTATCTGATTCTCCAGTTCCCTGTACGCATTAAAGCGTTCGTCCTGTCTCATGCATATTTAATGTCACACGCATTTTAATCGATATTTTTTCTGTCCCAGATTTCTACCTTCTCTTAAATGTTTGTCACACAATGTACCtcactgttttttatttcagtcgAGAACTGCCCTGGGAATCAGTTGAATGCATCAGCTTTGTTGCATGCATTGTTTTAATGTTGTATAGAAtatgttacttttttttaattaacaagaTATACCCGAGGAAAtcgaaaactaaaaccaaTCAGAGTGCGTAACTTTGATAAGTGCGTTTTAATTCATTGAAGATTATGAAGTTGCCtttctttcatttaaataatgtacTGCCTCAGCATTTAAGCTCACCTTGAGGACAAAGGAGCTTCGTCGAAATTGTTTTATGCCCAAAAAGCCATCAGCTTAGTGGTAAGGAACATAAGGAGCAAATCACTGAGCAGAAGACACAACAGGCCCACAAAGGAGCAGCTCGCATGTATTTACACTGAAGAAATACTTTTTCTGTTgataaattatatacaatttatattttacgatttaaaatgtatcattaaacatttttttaattgttcttccttataatttaagaaatatatctTGTTAacttatcaaacaaaaacactatTAAAGCTTGGTataaacaacacaaaaatgttgggccgtttttttatatgaagttttttgatttaaaagccACATTGGTAGCCCGAATATTAAACCTTAAAAGGCAAAAGTGTGACGATGGCGCCTCTATATACAACAAATTTGTGATATAAACTATTGTGACGAATTGCATTTCTTCCCTCTATATATTACTACATTACAATTAATTCATGTTAAACATCTCATTAATAAAAGTTAAGAAAGAGTTAATTTAAAGTATTGCCATtggtttaaattatatattttttcttctagctagatttaagtttttgtttaatttgtatttaaaccAGATCAATCATCTGCAGTGTTAAAGCGGGTCATGGATCGCTCCCAAAGCTCTTGTCTGGCCTTTTCGAGATTGTTCATCCTCTTGCTGATACTGAATAGCTCATCTTTGATATACTCGTTATCTGGCTGCTTTTTCTGGGCCTCCAAGTAGGCCTTGCGGGCACGCTCGTACTCCCCCAACTCGGCCAAGGCACGTCCCTCCTGGAAGAGCGTCCTCCAGGGGGGATTGTTGCCGGACAGACGGCGTATGTCCTTCATGACGTTGCAGGTCCACTTTGGCTTCTTCTTACTGTTGTAGCATATCATAAGGCCTAGGGAAAGGAGAATCAGCAAATCGGTCTGTTGGCGCTCCTCCTCGACATTGGCCATCCGGCAGTTCTTCAAGGACTTGATAGCCTTCTGAAAAGCAGTCACCGCATTGGGATAGCGCAATCGCTTCACCCAAATCTTGCCCTCCTTGTACAAGTCCTTTGCCTGGGGAAATACCACATAGAACTTGTCGCGCTCCTCCTTGGGAATCTCGTTATCCGGAATCGGCGAGTAGTCGATGACCTCCACCTGGAACAGTGCATCCGCCTTGGGTTTGATGTGGGGCGGAGCTCCCAGCTCGCCGAAGAGCAGCTCGTTGGATATCACAAAGTCCGCCTGTTCGTAGGGTCGCATGGTGCGAACAGCAGCCTCTAGACCCTTGAGCACCATGTCCCCACCAGTCTCGAATTCTTGCAACTTCGCAGACTCAAAGGCAGCCTCCTCTCCCTCCCAGTAAGCCCTGTACCTAATTGACACCCGGGCTTTTTCCGGCACCGGATCTCGCTCCTCATGACCTTCGCGAGTAGTACCCTTGTAGATGTTCTCATCGATGCGGCTCATCAGAGTCCGAAGGTTGTCGAGGGATCCTGTCCAGGGGGAGGCCACTGCTCCGTAATCCGCATCTTTGTCGTCATCGTAATACTTTTGCTCATTCATGTCCCACATCTCTAAGAGTTCACTGCCGAATCGAggaaattcttttaaacaaaagttttttaatatcttgGCACTTACAAAAAGGCTAAAGATCTAAACGGCCGgtattaaataacaaatgttttgatttcacaaaatattattacctATTAAATGcgctctattttttttaatatagaaACTGACAAGCAAAAGAGATGACTGGGCTCTATTTCATATAGTGTTGCAATAGTGTTGCAAAATTGTGTATATCCAACAAACAATATTCACTTATTAGAAGCTTTAGCCAGTTGGCATTTGTatgatttcaaaaaaaaattcgctttgctggcatttttttttttattgccgaACAAGCAAATATACTCGCAGCAATAAGTTATTAACAAATACGGCTGAGGAAAAGTGAATACGTCAAGATTTGTTTTCGTACTGCCTTTATTAAGCACGTATTTGGGTTTATATATACGATTTGGGGTAATAAGGGTATTTCTGGTACAGAGTTTGCAGAACTTAAGTCTAAAAAACCAACAATTATCTACCAGATGTCAggattttaaagtttaaacagATTATCAGGTAGATGGTGCGAAGACGTGTTTAACggcttataaaaatgttttatggcCCAGACACATTATTTAGGTAGAAGTAACATTATGTCGAAATTGTAAAGCACTAGTCGCTTATATAAAAGTCATGTTTTAAATCAGgccttttaaaatgaaataaatatctaacaacttaaaaaaaccacaaattggaaaataaaaaccaaataataaGCAAACTCAACAGAAATGTCATCCACCCTGATCGTTTTTATTCTGCTCATCTACTTATAAGTCATAAATTCAAACAGATGTTCAAACTACAGATCCATTGACATTGTTACATGAGCAGAGCTCGAACCACTCGTACATCTTACTATTTTTggtaacaaataaatttgatgTCGTTTCTCCCAGTGCACCCACACACGACAGCCGGTGGTGGGAGCACTCAACAATTACTTAGCTGGCATCTTCAACGCCTCGGTGCCTCTGGTCTCGCCTTTCAGCATTCTTATTAATTACACGCCGCGCTAATTAGGATGTAACGGAATAGCGAAAGGATTATCCGCAGCTTTACCTGAATGCCTTGGATGTGAGTCACTCACTCGGCTGAATTCCGCTTTTATCGCCCGTTCATATTAGTTTTGCCCAATTTGCGGCAGCTTCTGGTGTTTCCCCAATTTTGTCACGCACGACCTGCCTGCCAAATAATCGAGTGGAATCGAGTCCAGTCATCAGTTAGCCAAGCTTTGTGAGCCGGCTGATGTTTGCTCTCAGCCTTCGGCGGACGCATTGAACCAACAAACAATGGCAAGCGACCCAACTTCATTACATGCCCATTAAAAACGCGCCGAATTCGGCTATATAAAGCGGCTGGCGGTGAgctggaaaaattttatacattttgcgGCACCACAGCGGAGATTAATCACTCTatcataaatatgcaaaaatcaaTCGTTTCTTTGGGCTTGCTGCTTCTATTGCTGGAATGTGCTCAGGCGGCTTTTAACTGTTCAGCGCCGCCTAGCTTCAATAATTTTGTAAGAGAAATCAATGGCAGGAGGGTCTCCTGTCTCTGAAATAATAGGTCAATCTTTCAGGACATTAACACTTGCTGTCGTACTCCGGAATTGGACATGGGGGATGTGCCGCAGAAGTGCCAAGAATACGTGAGTGGCTTGAAGTCGGCCAATTCCAAATATCCCAGCTTTGCCCATCTGGTATGTAGCCATGTGTTTTTAATGGAAGTGTGTCCTTTCAGTACTGTAACTATTTCAGTGTTATCCTGACTGCATCTATCGGGAAACGGGAGCCATGGTCAATGGAAAAATCAGAATGGAGAGGGTAAAGCAGTATTTGGAACAGCATGTTCATCGACGGGATCAGGATATAGTCTCCCATATAGTGCACTCCTTTGAGACCTGTCTGTCGAACGGTGCGTATACTTATCTTACAAACCTTACAAATCAACTTTAGTTCTCTTTCCCAGTTAAAGGTCACATGAAGTCATCGAACATTGAGTCCTATAAAGTCCTGCCCCATGGCTGTTCACCTTTTGCCGGAATACTATATAGTTGTGTGAATGCCGAGACTTTCCTCAACTGCCCTCCAAAGATgtggaaaaatgaaaaaccatGCAATTTGGCCAAGGAATTCGCCCAGCAGTGCAATCCCCTGCCGCACGTTCCGCTTCCCAGCAGTTGATGGCCCATATAGATTTACacatttgtaaaatgttaacaaaCACTTTAAGTAAAAGTTTCGTTCATTAAGTTTAATCGATGACttgctttttaaatatcaTCAATAACCGACCACCATTTTTTGAACATTAGGCTGCAAATTGACCATGACAAATGAGCACGAATACTTTCCGCCCGATTCTATTGGACCTTATGATCAGTTAAAGTTCAATGTTCGACTGGGCAACAGTGGTCTATTAACCTGCCATGAACCAGTTAACCTTTGTCAgctgccttttgttttgttcgaCTGTTCAAGCTGCTTTTCAGGACTTTGTGATTGCTCCAGGGGTAAATAAACTTAAGCCTGCTCATGgatgaatataatatttattttaaatttagtctTACGAAGGTGATAACGAATTATCCACAGACAGAAAGGATTTTTATGAGGAGGAAATGGGTGAGGAAATCATGATCTCTCTGCAAGATGTACAGCATGAGGGTGTTGTGGATACCAATCTGCTGATGAAAGCCTTAATGCAACATGCTAAACGCTTGGGCATGAGTTTAGATGAGTTAGGTAAGCAACAAAACCATATTGCATACTAAGAAAGACATTAGAGATGACAACTTTATTTAATAGCCAACTTAAATATGGAGGGAGAAGAAGGGGAGTCTATCAACCAATTGGGCTGCTCATCTGGGCATGATGGCTTTGCATTCCAAGAAAAACCCACCTGGCGGGACGTACTCTTTAACTAAGCCAAATAAATGGCATCACGCAGTGATCAAGGCAGCTAAATTATTGtgatttatttcattttaatggaCTAGCCAGTTAAAAGTCGTCGCAAcgaatatttgaaaaatggtcaatttttaactgtgaatgctatttgattggaaatttaatgacgaatacaccaatgtatgacattccatcctttgactattacttcccagtgttttaatagaaaaaacagactttgaaggtgttttttttttaggtgtttggagacttgtcaaaaaacaaaatcccaaaaagtcttttggttgtaacttggccaaaattagacgtatagccataagactgactgttttgtacagctggcaacctactCTACCCATCCATAATCgggttagaaaaactaactttgttttgatactaaaaccgatttgtgaaattcgttttttgaaaacttaattttatggccaattttcgcatttttgataagggtgggggtcatcatttttttcaaaaatttgaaaatctgaaaaaattttaactgcggatgccatttgataggcaatttaatgacaaattcaGTGATGTAtaacattccaacatttgactaatacttttcagcgttttgataaaaaaactgattttttaggtgtgttttttaggtttttggagacttgtcaaaaaacaaaatcccaaaaattctttttgttgtaacttggccaaattTAGACGTATAACCAtaagactgactgttttgtacagctgacAACCTATTCTATCCATCCTATCAAAtagcattctcagttaaaattttttcagattttcaaaattttgaaaaaaatgatgacccccacccttatcaaaaatgcgaaaattggccataaaactaatttttcaaaaaacgaatttcaaaaatcggttttagtatcaaaacaaagttagtttttctaacccGATTATGGATGGGTAGaagtaggttgccagctgtacaaaacagtcagtcttatggctgtacgtctaattttggccaagttacaacaaaaagactttttgggattttgttttttgacaagtctccaaaaaccttcaaaaaaaacacttaaaaaatcagtttttctatcaaaacgctgagaagtattagtcaaatgttggaatgttaTACATCACtgaatttgtcattaaattgcctatcaaatggcattcgcagttaaaattttttcagattttcaaattttgaaaaaaatgatgacccccacccttatcaaaaatgcgaaaattggccataaaattaatttttcaaaaaacgaatttcacaaaatcggttttagtatcaaaacaaagttagtttttctaacccgattatggatgggtagaataggttgccagctgtacaaaacagtcagtcttatggctatacgtctaattttggccaagttacaacaaaaagactttttgggattttgttttttgacaagtctccaaaaacctaaaaaaaacaccttaaaaaatcagtttttctatcaaacgctgagaagtattagtcaaatgttggaatgttgTACATCACtgaatttgtcattaaattgcctatcaaatggcattcgcagttaaaattttttcagattttcaaaattttgaaaaaaatgatgacccccacccttatcaaaaatgcgaaaattggccataaaattaatttttcaaaaaacgatttccaaaaatcggttttagtatcaaaacaaagttagtttttctaacccgattatggatgggtagaataggttgccagctgtacaaaacagtcagtcttatggctatacgtctaattttggccaagttacaacaaaaagactttttgggattttgttttttgacaagtctccaaaaacctaaaaaaaacacctaaaaaatcagtttttctatcaaaacgctgagaagtattagtcaaatgttggaatgttaTACATCACtgaatttgtcattaaattgcctatcaaatggcattcgcagttaaaattttttcagattttcaaaattttgaaaaaaatgatgacccccacccttatcaaaaatgcgaaaattggccataaaattaatttttcaaaaaacgatttccaaaaatcggttttagtatcaaaacaaagttagtttttctaacccgattatggatgggtagaataggttgccagctgtacaaaacagtcagtcttatggctatgcgtctaattttggccaagttacaacaaaaagacattttgggattttgtttttgacaagtctccaaaaacccaaaaaaaaacacctttaaagtcggtttttgtatcaaaaccctaGGAAGTAACAGTCAaaggatggaatgtcatacatcactgaatttgtcattaaattgcctatcaaatggcattcgcagttaaaattttttcagattttcaaaattttgaaaaaaatgatgacccccacccttatcaaaaatgcgaaaattggccataaaattaatttttcaaaaaacgaatttccaaaaatcggttttagtatcaaaacaaagttagtttttctaacccgattgtggatgggtagaataggttgccagctgtacaaaacagtcagtcttatggctgtacgtctaattttggccaagttacaacaaaaagactttttgggattttgttttttgacaagtctccaaaaaccttaaaaaaaacacttaaaaaatcagtttttctatcaaaacgctgagaagtattagtcaaatgttggaatgttgTACATCACtgaatttgtcattaaattgcctatcaaatggcattcgcagttaaaattttttcagattttcaaaattttgaaaaaaatgatgacccccacccttatcaaaaatgcgaaaattggccataaaattaatttttcaaaaaacgatttccaaaaatcggttttagtatcaaaacaaagttagtttttctaacccgattatggatgggtagaataggttgccagctgtacaaaacagtcagtcttatggctatacgtctaattttggccaagttacaacaaaaagactttttgggattttgttttttgacaagtctccaaaaacctaaaaaacacaccttaaaaaatcagtttttctatcaaaacgctgagaagtattagtcaaatgttggaatgttgTACATCACtgaatttgtcattaaattgcctatcaaatggcattcgcagttaaaattttttcagattttcaaaattttgaaaaaaatgatgactcccacccttatcaaaaatgcgaaaattggccataaaattaatttttcaaaaaacgaatttcaaaaatcggttttagtatcaaaacaaagttagtttttctaacccgattatggatgggtagaataggttgccagctgtacaaaacagtcagtcttatggctatacgtctaattttggccaagttacaacaaaaagactttttgggattttgttttttgacaagtctccaaaaaccttaaaaaaaacacttaaaaaatcagtttttctatcaaaacgctgagaagtattagtcaaatgtt is a genomic window containing:
- the LOC128254711 gene encoding uncharacterized protein LOC128254711 isoform X2; this encodes MQKSIVSLGLLLLLLECAQAAFNCSAPPSFNNFDINTCCRTPELDMGDVPQKCQEYVSGLKSANSKYPSFAHLCYPDCIYRETGAMVNGKIRMERVKQYLEQHVHRRDQDIVSHIVHSFETCLSNGHMKSSNIESYKVLPHGCSPFAGILYSCVNAETFLNCPPKMWKNEKPCNLAKEFAQQCNPLPHVPLPSS
- the LOC128254711 gene encoding uncharacterized protein LOC128254711 isoform X1, which encodes MQKSIVSLGLLLLLLECAQAAFNCSAPPSFNNFDINTCCRTPELDMGDVPQKCQEYVSGLKSANSKYPSFAHLCYPDCIYRETGAMVNGKIRMERVKQYLEQHVHRRDQDIVSHIVHSFETCLSNVKGHMKSSNIESYKVLPHGCSPFAGILYSCVNAETFLNCPPKMWKNEKPCNLAKEFAQQCNPLPHVPLPSS
- the LOC128254705 gene encoding inactive peptidyl-prolyl cis-trans isomerase shutdown translates to MWDMNEQKYYDDDKDADYGAVASPWTGSLDNLRTLMSRIDENIYKGTTREGHEERDPVPEKARVSIRYRAYWEGEEAAFESAKLQEFETGGDMVLKGLEAAVRTMRPYEQADFVISNELLFGELGAPPHIKPKADALFQVEVIDYSPIPDNEIPKEERDKFYVVFPQAKDLYKEGKIWVKRLRYPNAVTAFQKAIKSLKNCRMANVEEERQQTDLLILLSLGLMICYNSKKKPKWTCNVMKDIRRLSGNNPPWRTLFQEGRALAELGEYERARKAYLEAQKKQPDNEYIKDELFSISKRMNNLEKARQELWERSMTRFNTADD
- the LOC128254954 gene encoding uncharacterized protein LOC128254954, translating into MNQLTFVSCLLFCSTVQAAFQDFVIAPGSYEGDNELSTDRKDFYEEEMGEEIMISLQDVQHEGVVDTNLLMKALMQHAKRLGMSLDELANLNMEGEEGESINQLGCSSGHDGFAFQEKPTWRDVLFN